One genomic region from Yarrowia lipolytica chromosome 1C, complete sequence encodes:
- a CDS encoding uncharacterized protein (Compare to YALI0C06193g, similar to uniprot|Q06170 Saccharomyces cerevisiae YLR326w hypothetical protein, similar to Saccharomyces cerevisiae YLR326W; ancestral locus Anc_4.144): protein MGLIETVGESVGLDYVQGKVGDIAGHHLNSDPYFHEDEQGNQKKLKAPPGCSEYQAKKWKELKQTAWNHDRCCCGCFWADCGIGLCPIVCIIPVIGPIIMWAMRGHIVTLADELGCPESVLMKMNSNILIDFLLALVPVLGPWFAWLNGCSTRNAAIAHNWLAKDVEKKGGWVSHNGTGVSNTARTGLGAPTYTQSFDGGKNGGYDYHRNAQGTRDMRAPPQQQSRQMPRQQPRQQPRQQQQTRGPPPQQQYNPYTQPPPTAYQATTSKKKTKAKAGQSGVQQAGYY from the exons ATGGGGCTCATTGAAACCGTCGGTGAATCTGTGGGCCTGGACTACGTGCAAGGCAAGGTTGGCGATATCGCCGGCCACCATCTCAACTCGG ACCCCTACTTCCACGAAGATGAGCAGGGAAATCAGAAGAAACTCAAGGCTCCCCCCGGATGTTCAGAGTATCAGGCGAAAAAATGGAAGGAGCTGAAGCAGACCGCATGGAACCACgaccgctgctgctgtgggtGCTTCTGGGCCGACTGTGGCATTGGTCTGTGTCCCATCGTGTGCATCATCCCAGTCATTGGTCCCATTATCATGTGGGCTATGCGAGGCCATATCGTGACTCTAGCCGACGAGCTGGGGTGTCCGGAGTCTGTGCTCATGAAGATGAATTCCAACATTCTCATTGACTTTCTGCTAGCTCTGGTACCTGTTTTGGGTCCCTGGTTTGCCTGGCTCAACGGCTGTTCCACCAGAAATGCTGCAATCGCCCACAACTGGCTGGCCAAggatgtggagaagaagggcggTTGGGTCTCGCACAACGGCACGGGCGTCAGCAACACTGCCCGAACAGGTCTCGGAGCTCCCACATACACCCAAAGCTTTGACGGAGGCAAGAACGGAGGCTATGACTACCACAGAAACGCCCAGGGAACTCGAGATATGcgtgctcctcctcaacaacaatcCAGACAGATGCCTCGTCAGCAGCCCAGACAACAGCCGcgacagcaacaacagacCAGAggaccaccaccacagcaACAATACAACCCGTACACACAGCCTCCACCAACAGCTTACCAGGCCACCACGTccaagaaaaagacaaaggccaaggctggCCAGAGTGGTGTTCAGCAGGCGGGTTACTACTGA
- a CDS encoding uncharacterized protein (Compare to YALI0C06215g, similar to Saccharomyces cerevisiae DRE2 (YKR071C); ancestral locus Anc_5.654, similar to uniprot|Q871G3 Neurospora crassa B7H23. 180 Hypothetical protein), which produces MSNLLVFDNSVVTDEALVANIMAQNQGASHQLLERIGTQVQLPANTYASIQVFTKSPQPVTLPASLLETLSGALAPGGALFGAVDGSQVMDFIMAGLAQDGDKWVKPAATGTTLLKKSGGGPKKFAFKRASPATAAPSTNGTNPAATVNLNSVVTLSMDDDDLMDEDDLMEDDTNLSMPIKIPAKCDPGPGKKRRKACKDCTCGLKEMEEQAKDAQLAAQNTVTLSAEDTAEIDFTVQGKTGGCGSCALGDAFRCDGCPYLGLPPFKPGEAVSIGGASDL; this is translated from the coding sequence atGTCTAACCTACTGGTATTCGACAACTCGGTGGTCACCGACGAGGCGCTGGTGGCCAACATCATGGCCCAGAACCAAGGCGCATCgcaccagctgctggaacgAATAGGCACCCAGGTCCAGCTACCAGCAAACACATACGCCTCCATCCAGGTGTTTACAAAGTCGCCACAGCCCGTGACTCTGCCAGCATCATTGCTGGAGACGCTGAGCGGCGCTCTGGCGCCCGGAGGAGCTCTGTTCGGTGCTGTGGACGGCTCCCAGGTCATGGACTTCATCATGGCGGGTCTGGCCCAGGACGGCGACAAGTGGGTCAAGCCTGCCGCCACAGGAACCacgctgctcaagaagtcGGGAGGAGGCCCCAAGAAGTTTGCATTCAAGAGAGCCAGTCCAGCAACTGCGGCTCCCTCGACCAACGGAACTAACCCCGCCGCTACCGTCAACCTCAACTCTGTCGTGACTCTATCcatggacgacgacgacctCATGGACGAAGACGACCTCATGGAAGACGACACCAACCTGTCCATGCCCATCAAAATCCCAGCCAAGTGCGACCCTGGACCCGGCAAGAAGCGACGAAAGGCCTGCAAGGACTGCACTTGTGGTCTCAAGGAAatggaggagcaggccaaggacgcccAGCTGGCAGCACAGAACACCGTCACTCTGTCTGCCGAAGATACTGCCGAAATCGACTTCACAGTGCAGGGCAAGACTGGAGGATGTGGATCGTGTGCTCTGGGAGACGCCTTCCGATGCGACGGATGCCCCTATCTCGGTCTGCCTCCCTTCAAGCCCGGAGAGGCTGTTAGTATTGGAGGAGCCAGCGACCTGTAA
- a CDS encoding uncharacterized protein (Compare to YALI0C06237g, similar to Saccharomyces cerevisiae STF2 (YGR008C) and TMA10 (YLR327C); ancestral locus Anc_4.146, weakly similar to uniprot|Q06177 Saccharomyces cerevisiae YLR327c strong similarity to STF2P P2.246.f2.1), with protein sequence MSHTKNALPKYFGKHGHQDQNPNETKKGGHGKGNWGKPEDDIEDLVESGEFNTGYHRRRTNSNGVGNIQRPDFNKISDDYEQAIVEEEVKYQS encoded by the coding sequence ATGTCCCACACCAAGAACGCCCTCCCTAAGTACTTTGGCAAGCACGGCCACCAGGATCAGAACCCcaacgagaccaagaagggaGGCCACGGAAAGGGCAACTGGGGCAAGCCCGAggacgacattgaggaTCTCGTCGAGTCGGGCGAGTTCAACACAGGTTACCACCGACGCCGAACCAATTCCAACGGCGTGGGCAACATCCAGCGGCCCGACTTTAACAAAATCTCGGACGACTACGAGCAGGCCATTGTCGAAGAGGAGGTCAAATACCAGTCCTAG
- a CDS encoding uncharacterized protein (Compare to YALI0C06259g, no similarity), whose amino-acid sequence MVSITSIALLSLASLSVAKPIPNAVVDGADIEKRGVRTVYEWGNYPTEIGKTTIALPYTQKEWGWSMSEDGKTQTVWNGHTYDVPHYSTVHWTSEIVKTNYQTQPVYSQVTYTKTKTVTD is encoded by the coding sequence ATGGTCTCCATCACTTCCATCGCCCTGTTGTCTTTGGCCTCTCTGTCCGTGGCCAAGCCCATCCCCAACGCTGTAGTTGACGGTGCTGACATCGAGAAGCGAGGAGTCCGAACCGTCTACGAGTGGGGCAACTATCCTACCGAGATCGGAAAGACCACCATTGCTCTTCCTTACACCCAGAAGGAGTGGGGTTGGTCCATGTCTGAGGATGGAAAGACCCAGACCGTGTGGAACGGTCACACTTACGACGTCCCCCACTACTCCACTGTGCACTGGACCTCTgagattgtcaagaccAACTACCAGACCCAGCCCGTCTACTCCCAGGTCACCTacaccaagaccaagaccgtCACCGACTAA